One Mycolicibacterium goodii genomic region harbors:
- a CDS encoding sugar phosphate isomerase/epimerase family protein, whose amino-acid sequence MSTIRVGSAPDSWGVWFPDDPQQTPYTRFLDEVAAAGYRWIELGPYGYLPTDPTQLADELAQRNLKLSAGTVFEHLHQDNSWDAVWGQIEDVAKLTAAVGGKHVVVIPEMWRDPATGAVLEDRDLTAEQWHKKTQGMNELGKAMYEKYGVRAQYHPHADSHVDTEENVYRFLDGTDGEFVNLCLDTGHISYCGGDNIAIIRHAPERIGYLHLKQVDPEVRAKVEAEDLPFGEAVKLGAMTEPPRGIPDMPPLLAEIEKLGIDVFAIVEQDMYPCDVDTPLPIAKRTRTYLGSCGIPSVAFA is encoded by the coding sequence ATGAGCACCATTCGTGTCGGGTCGGCACCGGACTCCTGGGGTGTGTGGTTCCCCGACGACCCGCAGCAGACCCCCTATACGCGGTTCCTGGACGAGGTCGCCGCCGCGGGGTATCGGTGGATCGAGCTGGGTCCCTACGGGTATCTGCCCACCGATCCCACGCAACTCGCCGATGAGCTGGCCCAGCGGAATCTGAAACTGTCCGCGGGCACGGTCTTCGAGCACCTGCACCAGGACAATTCCTGGGATGCCGTCTGGGGCCAGATCGAGGATGTGGCGAAGCTGACCGCGGCGGTCGGCGGCAAGCACGTCGTCGTCATCCCGGAGATGTGGCGCGACCCCGCGACGGGTGCGGTACTGGAAGACCGCGATTTGACGGCCGAACAGTGGCACAAGAAGACCCAGGGCATGAACGAACTGGGCAAGGCCATGTACGAAAAGTACGGCGTGCGTGCGCAATACCATCCGCACGCCGACAGCCACGTCGACACCGAGGAGAACGTCTACCGATTCCTCGACGGCACCGACGGCGAGTTCGTCAATCTGTGCCTGGACACCGGGCACATCAGCTACTGCGGCGGTGACAACATCGCGATCATCCGTCACGCGCCCGAGCGCATCGGCTATCTGCACCTCAAGCAGGTCGATCCCGAGGTGCGGGCCAAGGTCGAGGCCGAGGATCTGCCGTTCGGCGAGGCCGTCAAGCTCGGCGCGATGACCGAACCGCCGCGCGGGATCCCGGACATGCCACCGCTGCTCGCCGAGATCGAGAAGCTCGGCATCGACGTGTTCGCGATCGTCGAGCAGGACATGTACCCGTGCGATGTGGACACTCCCCTGCCCATCGCCAAACGGACCAGAACCTATCTGGGTTCATGTGGCATCCCGTCGGTCGCGTTCGCCTAG
- the iolD gene encoding 3D-(3,5/4)-trihydroxycyclohexane-1,2-dione acylhydrolase (decyclizing): MVSTAPKSTEKLADTEETVRLTVAQATVRFLANQYVERDGERNRFFAGCFGIFGHGNVAGLGQALLEDELAAAEAGRQPGLKYVLGRNEQAMVHSAVAYARQKDRLQTWAVTASIGPGSTNMLTGAALATINRLPVLLLPADTFATRVSSPVLQELELPSSGDVTVNDAFKPLSRYFDRVWRPEQLPAALLGAMRVLTDPVEVGTATVSIPQDVQAEAHDWPVSLFAERTWHVARPVPERSVITRAAEIIASARKPLIVAGGGVHYSGAEEALAALCEQTGIPVAESQAGKGSLRFDHPQSVGAIGSTGTTAANALASEADVVIGIGTRYSDFTSASRTAFNNPDVRFVNVNVASLDAVKQGGISITADAREAVDALRAALGDHRVSDEYRSRVTELAAEWEQTVSAAYAVDDAVPLNQNQVIGLVNTLSDPRDVVVCAAGSMPGDLHKMWRTRDRKGYHVEYGYSCMGYEIAGGIGVRMADPDRDVFVMVGDGSYLMMATEIVTAVQERVKIIPVIVQNHGFASIGGLSESVGSQRFGTAYRYRTSDGRLDGDTLPVDLAANAASLGADVIRVTTAAEFTDAVKVAKAAERTTVIHVETDPLIYAPDSHSWWDVPVSQVSALESTQTAYQRYSEWKKVQRPLVNPSDR, encoded by the coding sequence GTGGTATCCACCGCACCCAAATCGACCGAGAAGCTCGCCGACACCGAAGAGACCGTTCGACTCACCGTGGCCCAGGCCACCGTTCGTTTCCTGGCCAACCAATATGTGGAACGCGACGGTGAACGGAACAGGTTCTTCGCCGGCTGCTTCGGCATCTTCGGCCACGGCAACGTCGCGGGCCTGGGCCAGGCCCTGCTCGAAGACGAACTCGCCGCCGCGGAAGCAGGCAGGCAGCCCGGCCTCAAGTACGTGCTGGGCCGCAACGAACAGGCCATGGTGCACAGCGCCGTCGCCTACGCTCGCCAGAAGGACCGCCTGCAGACGTGGGCGGTGACCGCGAGCATCGGCCCTGGCTCGACGAACATGCTCACCGGCGCGGCGCTCGCCACGATCAACCGGCTGCCCGTACTGCTGCTGCCTGCGGACACCTTCGCCACCCGGGTGAGTTCCCCCGTGCTCCAGGAGCTGGAACTGCCCTCGTCGGGTGACGTGACGGTCAACGACGCGTTCAAGCCGTTGTCCCGTTACTTCGACCGGGTCTGGCGTCCCGAGCAGTTGCCCGCCGCGCTGCTGGGCGCCATGCGGGTGCTGACCGACCCCGTCGAAGTCGGTACGGCGACCGTGTCCATTCCCCAGGACGTGCAGGCCGAGGCACACGACTGGCCGGTTTCACTGTTCGCCGAACGCACCTGGCACGTCGCTCGCCCGGTACCCGAGCGCTCGGTGATCACGCGTGCCGCCGAGATCATCGCGTCGGCCCGCAAACCGTTGATCGTCGCGGGCGGCGGTGTGCACTACTCCGGCGCCGAAGAGGCGTTGGCGGCCTTGTGCGAGCAGACCGGCATTCCGGTCGCCGAAAGCCAGGCAGGCAAGGGATCACTGCGCTTCGACCATCCGCAGTCGGTCGGCGCGATCGGCTCGACCGGCACCACCGCGGCCAACGCGCTCGCATCCGAAGCCGACGTCGTCATCGGGATCGGCACGCGCTACAGCGATTTCACCTCTGCGTCGCGCACCGCGTTCAACAATCCGGATGTCCGCTTCGTCAACGTCAACGTGGCCTCGCTGGACGCTGTGAAACAGGGCGGCATCAGCATCACCGCAGATGCCCGCGAGGCGGTCGACGCGCTGCGGGCGGCGCTGGGTGATCACCGCGTCAGCGACGAGTACCGCTCGCGGGTCACCGAACTGGCCGCCGAGTGGGAGCAGACGGTGTCTGCCGCGTACGCCGTCGACGATGCCGTACCGCTGAACCAGAACCAGGTGATCGGCCTGGTGAACACGCTGTCGGATCCACGCGACGTCGTGGTGTGCGCGGCCGGATCGATGCCGGGTGACCTGCACAAGATGTGGCGGACCCGCGACCGCAAGGGCTATCACGTCGAATACGGGTATTCCTGCATGGGTTACGAGATCGCGGGCGGTATCGGGGTGCGCATGGCCGATCCCGACCGCGACGTGTTCGTGATGGTCGGCGACGGCTCGTACCTGATGATGGCCACCGAGATCGTCACCGCTGTGCAGGAGCGCGTGAAGATCATCCCCGTCATCGTGCAGAACCACGGATTCGCCTCGATCGGTGGGCTCTCGGAATCCGTGGGGTCCCAGCGGTTCGGCACCGCGTACCGCTACCGCACCAGCGACGGGCGCCTCGACGGTGACACCCTTCCGGTGGACCTGGCCGCCAACGCCGCAAGTCTCGGCGCCGACGTCATCCGGGTGACCACCGCTGCCGAGTTCACCGACGCCGTCAAGGTGGCCAAGGCCGCCGAGCGAACCACAGTGATCCATGTGGAGACGGATCCGTTGATCTACGCCCCCGACAGCCACTCCTGGTGGGACGTACCGGTGTCGCAGGTCTCGGCACTGGAGTCCACCCAGACCGCTTACCAGCGGTACTCGGAGTGGAAGAAAGTGCAACGGCCGCTTGTCAACCCGTCAGATCGATAG
- the iolB gene encoding 5-deoxy-glucuronate isomerase, giving the protein MHSKLYIPARSAAAPYTVDITPESAGWAESLLQVVDLDGSGSVSRTTGDTEVMILPLAGGGEIECSAETFTLTPRASVFDGPADMVYLGIGQDYTITGHGRIAICGARATRSFPNRRRAAADVPVELRGAGNCSRQVHNFGTATAFDADSLIACEVITPGGNWSSYPAHKHDENTEVETQLEEIYYFEIDDSPAGTPGFGYHRVYGTPERPIEVLEEVRSGDVVLVPHGYHGPSIAAPGHHMYYLNVMAGSGPDRAWLICDDPNHTWLRSSWEHQDVDPRLPFGAASREGA; this is encoded by the coding sequence ATGCATTCGAAGCTCTACATCCCGGCGCGCAGTGCCGCTGCGCCCTACACCGTCGACATCACCCCGGAATCGGCCGGGTGGGCCGAATCCTTGCTTCAGGTGGTCGACCTCGACGGATCCGGCTCGGTGTCGCGGACCACCGGCGACACCGAAGTCATGATCCTGCCGCTGGCCGGCGGTGGCGAGATCGAGTGTTCGGCTGAGACTTTCACGCTCACGCCCCGTGCATCGGTTTTCGACGGCCCGGCCGACATGGTGTACCTGGGTATCGGCCAGGACTACACGATCACCGGTCACGGCCGTATCGCGATCTGCGGCGCACGGGCGACACGCAGTTTCCCGAACCGGCGGCGTGCCGCGGCCGACGTTCCCGTCGAATTGCGCGGGGCCGGGAACTGCAGCCGCCAGGTGCACAACTTCGGCACCGCAACCGCATTCGACGCCGACTCGCTGATCGCGTGCGAGGTGATCACCCCGGGCGGCAACTGGTCCAGCTACCCGGCCCACAAGCACGACGAGAACACCGAGGTCGAAACGCAGCTGGAGGAGATCTACTACTTCGAGATCGACGACAGCCCGGCGGGCACACCCGGTTTCGGATACCACCGGGTGTACGGCACACCGGAGCGGCCGATCGAGGTGCTCGAGGAGGTCCGTTCCGGTGACGTGGTGCTCGTGCCGCACGGATATCACGGACCGTCGATCGCGGCTCCGGGCCACCACATGTACTACCTCAACGTGATGGCCGGTTCCGGTCCCGACCGGGCCTGGCTGATCTGTGACGACCCGAACCACACCTGGCTGCGCAGCAGCTGGGAACACCAGGACGTTGACCCCCGGCTGCCGTTCGGCGCCGCATCCCGCGAAGGAGCCTGA
- a CDS encoding Gfo/Idh/MocA family protein has translation MSDLRVAVLGVGLMGADHVRRIEARISGARVAVVNDYVAEKAEQLAATIPGCRAIGDPLDAIADPGVDAVVLATPGPTHEKQLLACLEHGKPVLCEKPLTTDVDTSLHVVRREAELGKRLIQVGFMRRFDHEYAQLKALLDAGELGTPLVLHCVHRNPAVPHGFDSSMVVRDSLVHEVDVTRFLFDEEVSSIQIIKPAANPNAPEGLSDPQIAVLRTASGKHVDVELFVTTGVAYEVRTELVAEKGSAIIGLDVGLIRKGAAGTWGGTITPGFRERFGQAYDTEIQRWVDAVRRGIDADSGDFTDGPTAWDGYAAAAVCAAGVESLTSGEPVEVKMVERTSIEGA, from the coding sequence ATGTCTGATCTGCGTGTTGCGGTGCTCGGCGTCGGTCTCATGGGCGCCGACCACGTGCGGCGCATCGAGGCCCGGATCTCCGGTGCCCGTGTCGCGGTGGTCAACGACTACGTGGCCGAGAAGGCCGAGCAATTGGCCGCGACCATTCCCGGCTGCCGCGCGATCGGCGACCCGCTCGACGCGATCGCCGACCCCGGCGTTGATGCGGTCGTGCTCGCGACCCCCGGTCCCACCCACGAAAAACAGCTGCTCGCATGTCTCGAGCACGGCAAACCGGTGCTGTGCGAGAAACCGCTGACCACTGACGTGGACACGTCGTTGCATGTGGTTCGGCGCGAGGCCGAGCTAGGCAAGCGGCTGATCCAGGTCGGTTTCATGCGGCGGTTCGACCATGAGTATGCGCAATTGAAGGCGCTGCTGGACGCCGGTGAACTGGGCACGCCCCTGGTGCTGCACTGCGTGCACCGCAACCCCGCCGTACCGCACGGATTCGACAGTTCGATGGTGGTGCGCGACTCGCTGGTACACGAGGTGGACGTCACGCGGTTCCTCTTCGACGAGGAGGTCTCGTCGATCCAGATCATCAAGCCGGCCGCCAATCCCAATGCACCCGAGGGGCTTTCGGATCCGCAGATCGCCGTCCTGCGCACCGCGTCGGGTAAGCACGTGGACGTCGAGCTCTTCGTCACCACCGGCGTCGCCTACGAGGTGCGCACCGAGCTCGTCGCCGAAAAGGGCAGCGCCATCATCGGTCTCGACGTCGGCCTGATCCGCAAGGGCGCGGCGGGCACCTGGGGCGGCACCATCACACCCGGTTTCCGCGAGCGCTTCGGGCAGGCCTACGACACCGAGATCCAGCGCTGGGTCGACGCGGTTCGCCGCGGTATCGACGCCGACTCCGGGGATTTCACCGACGGCCCGACAGCCTGGGACGGTTACGCGGCGGCCGCGGTGTGTGCGGCCGGCGTCGAGTCACTCACCAGCGGTGAGCCCGTCGAGGTGAAGATGGTCGAGCGCACGTCGATCGAGGGCGCCTGA
- the iolC gene encoding 5-dehydro-2-deoxygluconokinase: MTNSPPPQLDVLAIGRCGVDVYPLQVGVGLEDVQSFGKFLGGSAANVAVAAARLGNRAALISGVGDDPFGRYVRNELARLGVDNRFVATDDRYPTPVTFCEIFPPDNFPLYFYRKPSAPDLQILPEQIDADAVRGARLYWSTVTGLCEEPSRSAHFTAWQARDEHLREENAPGRAPLTVLDLDYRPMFWESPAAATKQVQRALQHVTVAVGNREECEIAVGETNPHRAAEALLDLGVELAIVKQGPRGVLGKTRHSSVTVPPNEVDVVNGLGAGDAFGGSLIHGLLHNWPLEKTLRYANAAGAIVASRLECSTAMPTAAEVAALAEQTAVEAVNV; this comes from the coding sequence GTGACGAACTCTCCCCCACCGCAACTCGATGTCCTCGCGATCGGCCGCTGCGGGGTCGACGTGTACCCACTGCAGGTCGGAGTCGGGCTCGAGGACGTGCAATCCTTCGGCAAGTTCCTCGGCGGCAGCGCCGCCAACGTCGCTGTCGCGGCAGCACGGCTGGGCAACCGCGCCGCGCTCATCTCGGGTGTCGGTGACGACCCGTTCGGCCGCTACGTCCGCAACGAACTCGCCCGGCTCGGTGTCGACAACCGCTTCGTCGCCACCGACGACCGGTATCCGACGCCCGTGACGTTCTGCGAGATCTTCCCGCCCGACAACTTCCCGCTCTACTTCTACCGCAAGCCCTCGGCGCCGGATCTGCAGATCCTCCCCGAGCAGATCGACGCCGACGCGGTGCGCGGCGCGAGGCTGTACTGGTCCACGGTCACCGGCCTGTGCGAGGAGCCAAGCCGCAGCGCGCATTTCACGGCGTGGCAGGCGCGCGATGAGCACTTGCGCGAAGAGAATGCGCCAGGCCGCGCTCCGCTGACCGTGCTCGACCTCGACTACCGGCCGATGTTCTGGGAGTCCCCCGCCGCGGCCACCAAGCAGGTGCAGCGGGCATTGCAACATGTCACGGTCGCCGTCGGCAACCGTGAGGAATGCGAGATCGCGGTCGGCGAGACGAACCCGCACCGCGCCGCCGAGGCGCTTCTGGACCTCGGTGTGGAATTGGCGATCGTGAAACAGGGACCGCGCGGCGTGCTGGGCAAGACCCGCCACAGCTCGGTCACCGTCCCACCCAACGAGGTCGACGTGGTCAACGGCCTCGGTGCGGGAGACGCGTTCGGCGGCAGCCTGATCCACGGTCTGCTGCACAACTGGCCGCTGGAGAAGACACTGCGCTATGCCAACGCCGCCGGCGCCATCGTCGCCTCGAGGCTCGAATGCTCCACCGCGATGCCGACCGCGGCCGAGGTCGCCGCACTCGCCGAACAAACCGCCGTGGAGGCCGTGAATGTCTGA
- a CDS encoding GntR family transcriptional regulator, whose amino-acid sequence MTPTLSVELDRSSPVPLYFQVAQVFEKAILDGQLKPGDRFENELALASRLNLSRPTTRRAIQELVDKGLLVRKRGVGTQVVQTPVHRPVELTSLYDDLARAGQEPATEVLEYTMRSASADIAERLGVEPGTEIACVRRLRSSNGQPLALMTNYLPAALAPDEAELEQSGLYQSLRARGVHIRLARQRIGAKAADREEARLLDEKPKAPLLVMERTAFDDSGRIVEYGSHAYRASRYYFDTTLVDR is encoded by the coding sequence GTGACCCCGACGCTGTCTGTCGAACTTGACCGTTCGAGCCCCGTACCCCTGTACTTCCAGGTGGCCCAGGTGTTCGAAAAGGCCATCCTCGACGGACAACTCAAGCCGGGGGACCGGTTCGAGAACGAGCTCGCGCTGGCCAGCCGGCTCAATCTGTCCCGTCCGACCACGCGCCGCGCCATCCAGGAACTCGTCGACAAGGGACTGCTGGTACGCAAGCGCGGGGTCGGCACCCAGGTGGTGCAGACCCCGGTGCACCGGCCCGTCGAACTCACCAGCCTGTACGACGACCTTGCGCGCGCCGGTCAGGAACCGGCCACCGAGGTGCTCGAATACACCATGCGGTCCGCCTCGGCCGATATCGCCGAGCGGTTGGGCGTCGAGCCTGGGACCGAGATCGCCTGCGTGCGCAGGCTGCGTTCGTCGAACGGACAACCGCTGGCGCTCATGACCAACTACCTGCCCGCAGCGCTGGCGCCTGACGAGGCCGAGCTCGAACAGTCCGGGCTGTACCAGTCCCTGCGAGCGCGCGGTGTGCACATCCGCCTGGCGCGTCAGCGCATCGGAGCCAAGGCCGCCGACCGTGAGGAGGCGCGTCTCCTCGATGAGAAACCCAAGGCGCCGCTGCTGGTGATGGAGCGGACCGCATTCGACGATTCCGGCCGCATCGTGGAGTACGGAAGCCACGCCTACCGGGCGTCGCGCTACTACTTCGACACCACCCTCGTCGACCGGTAG
- a CDS encoding substrate-binding domain-containing protein, with amino-acid sequence MRLSRLVAAAGVGVLLLGASACSSTGGKPDSSGGGDMGGGTADTPRFTVAMITHEVPGDSFWDLVRKGAEAAAKKDNIELRYSSDPEAPNQANHVQTAVDSGVDGIAVTLAKPDAMRTAVQNATAKGIPVVAFNAGLDAWQGMGVKEYFGQDGYIAGQEAGKRLTAEGAKKVICVIQEQGHVDLEARCAGVKNTFPASEVLNVNGKDMPSVESTITAKLQQDPSIDTILTLGAPFALTAVQSAKNAGSQAKIATFDTNAALVDAIQNGDVQWAVDQQPFLQGYLAVDSLWLFLNNGNVIGGNQPTLTGPSFIDKSNIDAVAEYAKNGTR; translated from the coding sequence ATGAGGTTGAGTCGGCTCGTGGCGGCTGCCGGGGTAGGCGTACTCCTGCTGGGCGCCAGCGCGTGCTCCAGCACCGGGGGCAAGCCGGACAGCAGCGGCGGGGGTGACATGGGTGGCGGTACCGCCGACACCCCGCGGTTCACCGTCGCGATGATCACCCATGAGGTCCCGGGTGACTCCTTCTGGGATCTCGTGCGCAAGGGCGCCGAAGCGGCCGCGAAGAAGGACAACATCGAACTGCGGTACTCCTCGGACCCGGAGGCCCCGAACCAGGCCAACCACGTCCAGACCGCGGTGGACAGCGGGGTCGACGGCATCGCGGTCACCCTGGCCAAACCCGATGCGATGAGGACCGCCGTGCAGAACGCGACGGCCAAGGGCATCCCGGTGGTGGCGTTCAACGCCGGTCTCGACGCGTGGCAGGGCATGGGCGTCAAGGAGTACTTCGGCCAGGACGGCTACATCGCGGGGCAGGAAGCCGGCAAACGACTGACCGCCGAAGGCGCCAAGAAGGTCATCTGCGTCATCCAGGAGCAGGGCCACGTCGACCTCGAAGCCCGTTGCGCCGGTGTGAAGAACACGTTCCCGGCCAGCGAGGTGCTCAACGTCAACGGCAAGGACATGCCGTCGGTGGAATCGACCATCACCGCCAAGCTGCAGCAGGATCCCTCGATCGACACGATCCTGACGCTCGGCGCACCGTTCGCGCTCACTGCCGTGCAATCTGCCAAGAACGCGGGCAGCCAGGCCAAGATCGCGACATTCGACACCAATGCCGCGCTCGTGGACGCCATCCAGAACGGCGACGTGCAGTGGGCCGTCGACCAGCAGCCGTTCCTGCAGGGATACCTCGCCGTCGACTCGCTGTGGTTGTTCCTCAACAACGGCAACGTGATCGGTGGTAACCAGCCCACCCTGACCGGCCCGTCGTTCATCGACAAGTCGAACATCGACGCGGTCGCCGAATACGCCAAGAACGGGACCCGTTAG
- a CDS encoding Cgl0159 family (beta/alpha)8-fold protein, whose product MSEPAVCSDRTAITHVRASAPGVIAAAWQHRATRPTVRGDGRLMIVAADHPARGALAVGSRPTAMNSRTDLLDRLCTALADPGVDGVLATADILDDLLLLGALEDKVVFSSFNRGGLAGSSFELDDRMTGATAASTAAARMNGGKMLCRIDLDDPGTVATLAACAQAVDALAAHGLIAMLEPFMSSRVDGKVRNDLSPDAVIKSVHISQALGSTSAYTWLKLPVVDDMERVMEATTMPTLLLGGDPTDPDQAFASWEKALTLPSVRGLIAGRSLLYPADDDVRSAIATAVKLVH is encoded by the coding sequence ATGTCTGAACCCGCAGTCTGCTCCGACCGCACCGCCATCACCCACGTCCGGGCCTCCGCGCCCGGCGTCATCGCCGCGGCATGGCAGCACCGCGCCACCCGTCCGACGGTTCGCGGCGACGGCAGGCTCATGATCGTCGCGGCCGACCATCCGGCCCGTGGCGCGCTCGCCGTCGGGTCGCGGCCCACCGCGATGAACAGCCGCACCGATCTGCTCGACCGCCTGTGCACCGCGCTCGCCGACCCCGGAGTCGACGGCGTGCTGGCCACCGCCGACATCCTCGACGATCTCCTGCTTCTCGGAGCGCTGGAGGACAAGGTGGTGTTCTCGTCGTTCAACCGGGGCGGGCTGGCCGGCTCGTCGTTCGAGTTGGACGACCGGATGACGGGGGCCACCGCGGCGTCGACCGCAGCCGCCCGGATGAACGGCGGAAAGATGTTGTGCCGTATCGATCTCGACGATCCCGGGACGGTGGCCACGTTGGCGGCCTGTGCCCAGGCGGTCGACGCGCTGGCCGCCCACGGGCTCATCGCCATGCTTGAGCCGTTCATGTCGAGCCGCGTCGACGGCAAGGTCCGCAACGACCTGAGCCCCGACGCGGTGATCAAATCCGTGCACATCAGCCAGGCGTTGGGATCGACGTCGGCCTACACCTGGTTGAAGCTGCCCGTGGTCGACGACATGGAGCGGGTGATGGAAGCGACCACCATGCCGACCCTGTTGCTCGGCGGTGACCCGACCGATCCCGACCAGGCGTTCGCCTCCTGGGAGAAAGCCCTGACATTGCCTTCCGTGCGCGGCCTCATCGCAGGCCGAAGCCTCCTGTACCCGGCCGACGACGATGTGCGCTCGGCCATCGCCACCGCAGTGAAGTTGGTGCACTGA
- a CDS encoding ATP-binding cassette domain-containing protein, with the protein MSTTAEAPIAETPSGGAVPLVEFKGVGKSYGNIIALKDINLRVGAGEVTCVLGDNGAGKSTLIKIIAGLHKPTEGEVLIDGKPTVFESPKDALNAGIATVYQDLAVVSLMPVWRNFFLGNELRKKGILKSLDINAMRATTISELHKMGIDLPDVDAPIGSLSGGQRQCVAIARAIFFGARVLILDEPTAALGVKQSGMVLRYITAAKDQGFGVIFITHNPHHAYMVGDHFILLNRGRQKLDCTYDEITLEHLTQEMAGGNELEALSHELGRK; encoded by the coding sequence ATGAGTACAACCGCTGAGGCCCCGATCGCCGAGACCCCGTCCGGTGGCGCTGTGCCGCTGGTCGAGTTCAAAGGCGTCGGCAAGAGCTACGGAAACATCATCGCGCTCAAGGACATCAACCTGCGCGTGGGCGCCGGAGAGGTCACGTGCGTGCTCGGTGACAACGGTGCGGGCAAGTCGACGCTGATCAAGATCATCGCCGGTCTGCACAAGCCGACCGAGGGCGAGGTGCTCATCGACGGCAAGCCCACGGTGTTCGAATCGCCCAAGGACGCGTTGAACGCGGGTATCGCCACGGTCTACCAGGACCTGGCAGTGGTGTCGCTGATGCCGGTGTGGCGCAACTTCTTCCTGGGCAACGAGCTGCGCAAGAAGGGCATCCTCAAGTCGCTCGACATCAACGCGATGCGCGCCACCACGATCTCCGAGCTGCACAAGATGGGCATCGACCTGCCGGATGTGGACGCGCCGATCGGGTCGCTGTCCGGTGGCCAGCGCCAGTGTGTGGCGATCGCTCGGGCCATCTTCTTCGGGGCGCGGGTGCTGATCCTCGACGAGCCGACGGCAGCGCTCGGTGTCAAGCAGTCCGGAATGGTCCTGCGGTACATCACGGCCGCCAAGGATCAGGGGTTCGGCGTCATCTTCATCACGCACAACCCGCACCACGCGTACATGGTCGGAGACCACTTCATCCTGCTCAACCGCGGACGGCAGAAGCTGGACTGCACGTACGACGAGATCACGCTGGAGCACCTCACGCAGGAGATGGCGGGCGGCAACGAGCTCGAGGCGTTGAGCCACGAATTGGGCCGCAAGTAA
- a CDS encoding ABC transporter permease, with product MSTQADLDLESHKVVHDERVKEQNKLQRLIIRPEMGAAVGAVGIFILFLIVAPPFRSPESMATVLYASSTIGIMAVGVGLLMIGGEFDLSAGVAVTTSSLAASMLAYNLHLNLWVGAALALVLSLAVGFFNGFLVMRTKIPSFLITLSTFFMLAGINLAVTKLLSGQVATPSVSDMEGFDSGRTVFASVIKVGPVDVRITVLWWILFTVIATYVLFKTRIGNWIFAVGGNQDSARAVGVPVTKVKIGLFMVVGFCAWFVGMHLLFSFNTIQSGQGVGNEFFYIIAAVIGGCLLTGGYGTAIGTLIGALIFGMTNQGIVYAGWNPDWFKFFLGAMLLFAVVANNVVRNYAAKR from the coding sequence ATGAGCACCCAGGCAGATCTAGACCTCGAATCCCACAAGGTCGTCCACGATGAACGCGTCAAGGAACAGAACAAGCTGCAGCGCTTGATCATCCGTCCGGAGATGGGCGCGGCGGTGGGTGCGGTCGGGATCTTCATCCTGTTCCTCATCGTCGCGCCACCGTTCCGTTCGCCGGAGTCGATGGCGACGGTGCTGTACGCCAGTTCGACCATCGGCATCATGGCGGTCGGGGTGGGACTGCTGATGATCGGCGGGGAGTTCGACCTGTCCGCCGGCGTCGCGGTCACCACGAGTTCGCTGGCCGCCTCGATGCTGGCCTACAACCTGCACCTGAACCTGTGGGTGGGCGCCGCGCTGGCGCTCGTGCTGTCGCTGGCGGTCGGCTTCTTCAACGGTTTCCTCGTGATGCGGACCAAGATCCCGTCGTTCTTGATCACCCTGAGCACGTTCTTCATGCTCGCCGGCATCAACCTGGCGGTCACCAAGCTGCTCTCCGGACAGGTCGCCACGCCCAGCGTGTCGGACATGGAAGGCTTCGACTCGGGCAGAACCGTTTTCGCGTCGGTGATCAAGGTCGGCCCGGTCGATGTCAGGATCACCGTGCTGTGGTGGATCCTGTTCACCGTCATCGCCACCTACGTGCTGTTCAAGACCCGCATCGGCAACTGGATCTTCGCGGTGGGCGGTAACCAGGACAGCGCCCGCGCGGTCGGCGTCCCGGTCACCAAGGTCAAGATCGGCCTGTTCATGGTCGTCGGGTTCTGCGCCTGGTTCGTCGGCATGCATCTGCTGTTCTCGTTCAACACCATTCAGTCCGGCCAGGGTGTCGGCAACGAGTTCTTCTACATCATCGCCGCGGTGATCGGCGGCTGCCTGCTCACCGGTGGGTACGGCACCGCGATCGGCACGCTGATCGGTGCGCTGATCTTCGGCATGACCAACCAGGGCATCGTGTACGCCGGGTGGAACCCGGACTGGTTCAAGTTCTTCCTCGGTGCGATGTTGTTGTTCGCGGTGGTCGCCAACAACGTCGTGCGCAACTACGCGGCGAAGAGGTGA